TGGAGTGGAGCTTGGAGTGCCTACAAACTACCCACGCTGAATATGATTTTGATTCTTTGTCACTGTCGCGCTGGCGAGAGTCATCCAGTAGCTCTCGGACAGGTGTATGTGAGAGTAGACCGTTGTCTATGACTGATTTTGGAGATAGCTTGATTGAATGTGAACAAGCTGAGCAAgacttcaggaaaatgtctatGGAGCTTACAGAAACTGATGTGGTCTCTGAAAAGGTGTTCTTTACAGAAGGATCAACAAGTCAGCAAATGCCAGCATCTTCTCAGCCTACACCTGGGACTTCTTCAGTTTCTCTTACTACATCTACAGAATCCATgcagaccaaacaaaaaagacatatGGATGAAGTTTCTCGTCGACTGTATGAAGTCCTGTATGGATATGATGTTGAGCTGATAGATTCAGATAATGAGGATGTGTCTGCAATTTGTATGGATGCTCCCCCTGAAGACACAATTCAAGCTGGAGTCACGACAGATGAAGTTGAGGGAGCTTCAAGAAACACAAAGATTAAAGAAGTTTCCCAGACCACAAGTTTAGGTGACCTTGATCTAAGATCCAGTGAAGGACTGAATCAAAACCAGGACACAACCACTCATGAATTAGTAGGTTCTTCTGATGCCAGTCATTCTATTCCAAGTTTAATATCTCAGAAAGCAAAATCCATGAGCTCAGTCAAATTCATTCAGTTGTCACATGACTCAACTTTTGAGAAAACACTTTCATTCAGACCAAATCAACCTGAAAATGAGGCTGTGTTCTTAACAGAGTctacacctgacattgaagcATCTAGATTAAGATCCTGTTTACCAGAATCTGTATCTGAAACCACTGGTGAACCTTATAGCTCAGTTCATCATAGATCATCTTCCCCTGAGTGCTTGACTGATACAGCAATATTACTGACAGAGAGTAGGGTCTCATCACCTGAATCCGCTCTGTCAATAAATGGGCTGAATGTTTTTGCACTTGATTCTCCAGTTCCTCAGTTTAGGCCCTTGTCTCCCCTGCCACCCCCCGTTTTTCCATGGGAAACCAGTGATAGGGCATCTGCTCAGGGGCAACCATTACTTAGTCCACCAGGAGGCACTTCTCTGCTCTTATCATCAGAAGCAGAGGAAAGGCCATTGACACCAAtggtttcaaacaaaaaaccttttggaAGGCCAGTATCACTTTGCAGTGATTATAGCAGTGAGATATTCATCTCACCTCAGTCTTTAACTTTTGACATAGAGGACAGAACATCATCACCTGAGTCCGTCATTTTAGAAACCAAGCAGTGGCTTTTTACATGTTGTGAGACTGTGACTGCGTCCCCTGATTTCAATGATATGAGATCATCATCTCATGAATCCATAGGGTCCATCACTGCACATTGGCTGCTTCCTCCAGACTCCCCTATCCCAGAATTTAGGCATGCTGTCTCTGACTCTTTTATGACTTGTGAATATAAATCTTCCTCACCTGAGTCAGTGTTTTCAGATAAGGACTTTGACACAGGACTTTTGTTAACAATGTCTTTTGAAGATAGGCCCTCATCCCCAGAATCTGCAGCATCTGTAAATGAATATAAGGCATTGTCACCTGATTCAGCTGTACCTAAATTCAGTTTCAATTGGCCAGACAAACCTATTGTAATGATAGGAGAGAGATCCATTTCCCCTGAATCAGTATGCTCAGATGTAGAATATGGCTCCATGTCTCCAACATCACTTAGCCCTGAGAAGAGATCTTCATCACCTGCTACAGTTAAATTTGGAGATGAATCCGAGTATGTTTTACCTGTCACTGGACATACAGTTCCCTCTACTAAATTAATTGAATCTTCACAAATAGAGTATGATTCCACATCTGTTGATCAGAAACCAAAATCACCGGAAGCATTCGTATTTGATATTAGGAACAAACCAACCACAACAATGGAATTAGGATCAGAGTATGATGATGAATGGGTTATGATATGTTTGTCTGATATTGATAAAAGGCAACCTTCTCCAAAGCCAGTGTCATACTACAGACCAGTTTCTCCACAGCCAGTGACGTTAGGCATTAGAGCATCCTCTCCTGTGACAGAAACTTTAAAAGAATCTGTGTTGTCAGATACAGAATATGAGACTGGACCATTgctgtcacattttaaagataTGCTATTTCCTCCTAATTCTAGTGGTTCCATAATTAATTTTGGGTCATTATCAAATCCTGTGGCTGATCTATCTCCTGAGGAAGACAAGGCACTTCAGCCAACATATGCTACAATTTATTTAGAGGATACATTTATTGCAAAGCAGTTTGAAGCAAAATCAAATGTTATTGTTGATCTAGAGAAActaagaaatgaagaaaaaagcaaaagcttTGTTCTGTCAAAATCCTTAGAAGAAAATCCCAAGAAGTATAGTGAAACTGAAGCTCCTAAAGTACAATTAGCAGTACCAGGTGTTCGACAGTCTGACATTCTAACACCACTAGCAGGAGCTAAGGACTTTTCAACTGCTTTTCAATCAGTTAAATTGGATTATGGAACAGTGCAGAATgtgacaaaatatcaaaatgaatcaTCACAACGTATAACTAAACCACATAATGAGACACAAGCATCTGACCAAACTCTGTCACAGGAGATTGCATCTTATGATCTACCATTGTCATTGGCACTTATTACAACTGTACCTAAAGATCAGAATACACCTAGAGAGTCTTCGATGTCTGTATCTCAGCATCATGTGCCTTTATGTTCAACAGAATATTCAGTGCCTGTCTGTACTTTAATGAATGACGCAAAACTTTGGAAGCTTATCTCTCAGATCCGTGACCCACAGTATATAGGAAACCCCTCCATGAGTGAAACAGGTGTCTTTCAGTTTGCTGAAACAATGACAGAGTCCAATCAAACAAATTCAGATAAGGCAGTTGGAGATGAAACTGCTGGTTTGCGATCAGAAAGTAACCTAAGACCACTTTTGCCTGATTCTGAAGCTGAATATAGACCTGTGTCACAAGGATCCCTTGGGATGCTGGAATCATTCAGACAAGATTCCTCCCATTCAGGGAGATCTGTAGGTAGTCAGCTAGCTTTAACACCAGATTCCCCTATTCCTCAGTACTTAAACTCTTTCCCTGTACTTTATCACAGATCAGTGTCAACAGAGTCTGCATTGTCAGATCGGGAACTTGAGAccaatttaaacatttcatttctttatgaGGACAGACCAGCCTCTCCTGATTCAGTATCATCTATAAACATATACAGGGCACTATCAGTTGATTCTCCTATTTCCGAGTTTAGACAGTCTTCCCCAGATTCTGTCAATGTAGACAGGCCACTTTCACCTGAGTCATGCGTTCCTGTCTTTTGGCAGACTTTACCAGAATTGTCTGTCTCGACCACACTGGAAAGGTCATTGTCACCTGTTTCAGAAGGTGAATATGGGGCTATGTCTCTGTCACAACACTGCTCTGAAATGAGACCATCTTCACAGGATTCAGTCATGTCTGGAGATAACAACAGCGGTGACTTGCCAATACCCAAATTCAAAACAGGGCTTACTAAATCTGTCTTGGGTAGTGCTCATAGATCATCATCTCCTAAGTCAGGGACTTCCGATATAGAATGGGGACAATCAAGTAAAGACATAGTTGTTTCCAAGCAGAGACCTGACTCACCAGAATCCACAGTGTCAGAGACCACAGAGAGAGTACTGGGTGCTAGTAGTCAAATTCTCAGGGCAACCCACGTGCCAGTCTATAAATTTGTTTATGATGCCGAACTTAGGAAGCTTATTTCTCAAATATGTGACCTCCATTATATTGGAGAGACATTTTGCAGTAAAACAGGTTTTTTTGAGTTTACTAGAACTAGAACTGAGAAAGTTCTAAAGAATTCTGATGTAAATGAAGAGTCAGAGGATAGTATGAAGTTGGACATTACAGATCCATCTGATGCAGATGTTCTACAAGCAGCGCAAGCAAAGATTGAGGGGGAAGAGAGGCCTGTGTCACCTTATTCTGAGTCAGAATACAGGCCTTTATCAGCTGGGGAATTGACACTAATAAGTAAACTTACGTCGGATTCTCCAGAGTTTTTGAAAGACTTGTCTCCAGATTCCCCAGTTCCCCAGTTTTCTGGGGAATATTCACCCCAATCACCAGTATCTGATGAGGAATCAGACCTTTGTATCCCCTGTTTATTCAATGAAATTAGACCTTCGTCACCTATTTCTCTAGTATCTTCAGATGAAAACAGGGCATTTCCAATTGACTTACATTTACCAGACTTCACACCTGCAGTATCTGGACCTGTTACACCTTCTGTTGAGTACAGGCCCTCTTCACCAGAATCAGTTCATTCAGATATTGAATATCAGTTTTCAACTTCAGATGATTTTACAGACCAGAGAGTAGACTCACCCGAATCTGCTGCTTTCAtacttgaagaaaaacaatcaaccGCTGGTACATTTAGAGAAAATCAACTCATACGTCAACTATATGACCATCAGTATGTtgaagtgtttgaatgtgtagATAACGGTAAAGAACATGTTCTCCTTGATCCAGAtgcagaggagacaggaaggcCAAAGTCTCCTGACCCTGAGACAAAATATCAACCTCTCTTACACAAGTCCCTGAAGTCAAAGAGTGTTTTGACACATTGCCAGGAAATGGGAAACTCAGAAGACAAATACAGATCTTTGTCGACAGATTTACCTATACCTCAATCTTCTGTCTCAGTCTCTCAATCTGAAAATCACACGGAAGCATCTTCTGGACCAAAATCAGTTGCCCCAGAGCTTGAGGATTCATCAGAGTCTGACATTGAAGAAAGACGAGGTCCTCCTGATTCAGTGACATCCGAAATTGAGATAAGGCCAATTTCACCAGAATTTGTGATGGAATATATGCCTGTGTCACCTCAATCACCAACATTAACAACAGATATAAGAACATCCTATCTTGATTCAAAATCAGTTAACAAGTTCAGGAGCTTATTGCCAGATTCACCCTTACCACAATTAAGCCAAAATATAGAATCACTTGTGTTAGTTGAAGGCAACAGGTCATCAACACCTTTATCTGTAATATCAGACACTGAAACTGATGTTCCGGACATGTCATTTGTAGAGGCACAACAGACATCCTTCACTTCTGATTCTGAAAATGAGCTAAGGGCACTTTCACCTGATTCATCCAAACCTGTCTTCAGACAGGCTATACTTAACCCAACTCTTTTAATTGATGAATTCAGATCCACATCCCCTGGGTCAGTTTGTTATACAGATATAGAGTGTGAAAATGGATCATTTCCATCAGTATCCAATGAGCATCGATCGCAATCACCTGATTCAGTGGCATCCAGAGATGAAAACCAGGCCTTGTCATCAGATCCACCTATTCCACAATACATCGCAAGACAAGCTGAACCTTTTCCATCATTTGCTGGGTTTAGGTCAGCATCCCCTGAATCAGCTACGTCAGATGTTGAGTATGCACCTTTGATTAATTCCCCACTCGATACAGAAAATAGACCAGATTCTCCAGAGTCATTCATATCAGAAGTTGAAAATAGACCTCTGTCACCTGATTCTGAATCAGAATATAGACATCTCTCACCTACATTACTGATGTTGACTTCAAATTTCAGGTCATCCTCTCGTGAATCAATTGTCTCTCT
The sequence above is a segment of the Scophthalmus maximus strain ysfricsl-2021 chromosome 2, ASM2237912v1, whole genome shotgun sequence genome. Coding sequences within it:
- the LOC124849618 gene encoding uncharacterized protein LOC124849618; translated protein: MDAPPEDTIQAGVTTDEVEGASRNTKIKEVSQTTSLGDLDLRSSEGLNQNQDTTTHELVGSSDASHSIPSLISQKAKSMSSVKFIQLSHDSTFEKTLSFRPNQPENEAVFLTESTPDIEASRLRSCLPESVSETTGEPYSSVHHRSSSPECLTDTAILLTESRVSSPESALSINGLNVFALDSPVPQFRPLSPLPPPVFPWETSDRASAQGQPLLSPPGGTSLLLSSEAEERPLTPMVSNKKPFGRPVSLCSDYSSEIFISPQSLTFDIEDRTSSPESVILETKQWLFTCCETVTASPDFNDMRSSSHESIGSITAHWLLPPDSPIPEFRHAVSDSFMTCEYKSSSPESVFSDKDFDTGLLLTMSFEDRPSSPESAASVNEYKALSPDSAVPKFSFNWPDKPIVMIGERSISPESVCSDVEYGSMSPTSLSPEKRSSSPATVKFGDESEYVLPVTGHTVPSTKLIESSQIEYDSTSVDQKPKSPEAFVFDIRNKPTTTMELGSEYDDEWVMICLSDIDKRQPSPKPVSYYRPVSPQPVTLGIRASSPVTETLKESVLSDTEYETGPLLSHFKDMLFPPNSSGSIINFGSLSNPVADLSPEEDKALQPTYATIYLEDTFIAKQFEAKSNVIVDLEKLRNEEKSKSFVLSKSLEENPKKYSETEAPKVQLAVPGVRQSDILTPLAGAKDFSTAFQSVKLDYGTVQNVTKYQNESSQRITKPHNETQASDQTLSQEIASYDLPLSLALITTVPKDQNTPRESSMSVSQHHVPLCSTEYSVPVCTLMNDAKLWKLISQIRDPQYIGNPSMSETGVFQFAETMTESNQTNSDKAVGDETAGLRSESNLRPLLPDSEAEYRPVSQGSLGMLESFRQDSSHSGRSVGSQLALTPDSPIPQYLNSFPVLYHRSVSTESALSDRELETNLNISFLYEDRPASPDSVSSINIYRALSVDSPISEFRQSSPDSVNVDRPLSPESCVPVFWQTLPELSVSTTLERSLSPVSEGEYGAMSLSQHCSEMRPSSQDSVMSGDNNSGDLPIPKFKTGLTKSVLGSAHRSSSPKSGTSDIEWGQSSKDIVVSKQRPDSPESTVSETTERVLGASSQILRATHVPVYKFVYDAELRKLISQICDLHYIGETFCSKTGFFEFTRTRTEKVLKNSDVNEESEDSMKLDITDPSDADVLQAAQAKIEGEERPVSPYSESEYRPLSAGELTLISKLTSDSPEFLKDLSPDSPVPQFSGEYSPQSPVSDEESDLCIPCLFNEIRPSSPISLVSSDENRAFPIDLHLPDFTPAVSGPVTPSVEYRPSSPESVHSDIEYQFSTSDDFTDQRVDSPESAAFILEEKQSTAGTFRENQLIRQLYDHQYVEVFECVDNGKEHVLLDPDAEETGRPKSPDPETKYQPLLHKSLKSKSVLTHCQEMGNSEDKYRSLSTDLPIPQSSVSVSQSENHTEASSGPKSVAPELEDSSESDIEERRGPPDSVTSEIEIRPISPEFVMEYMPVSPQSPTLTTDIRTSYLDSKSVNKFRSLLPDSPLPQLSQNIESLVLVEGNRSSTPLSVISDTETDVPDMSFVEAQQTSFTSDSENELRALSPDSSKPVFRQAILNPTLLIDEFRSTSPGSVCYTDIECENGSFPSVSNEHRSQSPDSVASRDENQALSSDPPIPQYIARQAEPFPSFAGFRSASPESATSDVEYAPLINSPLDTENRPDSPESFISEVENRPLSPDSESEYRHLSPTLLMLTSNFRSSSRESIVSLNEFRALSPDSPIPVSRQETSITYMEYRSSSPESVLSDFEVEMDLPFSMLFEDRPSSPESLSSVSKNIRLSPDSPILEFTPAFAVPYVSSYRSASPQSVASDMEFAPFMLQLLDDKGRPDSPQSVLSFSEYHRLSPESPIPHYTPREPFIFTVNPRFSSPGSFFSNEDLETDMCVPWLFGDRAASSDSTPPKDEFGPLSPDSPFPEFTQSLQESFITHMHSDLEMELPLPTFLESRPLSPEFQASIRLSPDSPVPDFMPPMFELPKTIFGNRSTSPKSACSDIEYIVISLESQVYDNRPASPGSGASVDEYHSLSPDSPIPEYRPAVPECVIVNVGYRSYSPESIESGVERGFGEFLMSTNYGVENRQDSPESKRVEEQVRLLSMESIPLECKPLSPDSPFPSFTQDVLETKTTETSYGHLSPSSKLSTAQYNVAYSASFDIDVADMRKLSTQSDRSEEEFKHLSPESPKPNFAKTTVGYLMTVRDLSPTEFSDSNNFTQTLGRLCAEDRSSPESIESDKEKLLLEPKSSITESKVPTATEATIDNAGLSTTIVPSSPEESAVLVAEYNLINDVQLWKLISQVRDPQYSGETFSSKTGFLQFIGSKVEYERSVPDGKQDKVNDWQAANATGPQSEVTDPFTTTEAAMDVDGFSCTLSAQIISDTPALESPPPMIETFWSPGAVTYRETKYTFEIPSANSDNEWEFVSVSDTEVDDLRYSPESLIDYRPMSYHSAMSLESLTSVNEFRPLSPDSPLPEFTTSLPECVTFLRSASSSPETLASDIDYMLVDLETQLAGYIPMSLESAMLADKRASSPESMAEFNENRSLSPDSPIPQFTVSLEECTTTHRSSSPESMSSDSDCELMLTSSRAAEIERPSSPESFSSIDEFKRLLPDSPIPEFMRILSSYFMDATPFERSSSPGSLSSDFEFDAFPNDCWIDDSARPLSPQSVELEEELGFCCEDTNRLVSKQKLLSYVTSSLLPELDSSILNKNQMTVSPLIIQNSETISKEVHTNPECQIRPVSDTRVISYDEWKHHGSEAESITTLQTTACEEDFRKDFTVKYSPVQDVKKKEEEILHICAGEPKNKTANQRDPPQTPEETKFQTDDEVLFASTATEDPAKIDVLLSENKPMKPFPLQLLGQNSNMTHQTVTQVLPLLEKTFCVMSDRLHGYSEWELSTKEAQSSELFSPTSSQFLVPPDYEAVFSGHQTLKVPECCQASLNDLSPVSPVFSDSAQVVAEVSTKKELETAEDFDFSPDFNRVLSEFKKTVSELESEEPKDPAKELSMGSESPQHSDSDMEFFDCRQAFSDFSESEDVKLEPEISYHISDPSSPMPGSSPDIGFVKGNPRYTSHPFLQVEDYKGFSSGSESLGEFAYDSEGSRECRTERDLPECEELPSRDQAGYFDDDDFLGRVMLSMSVTLHWLFAVVLPSRLKGLKKQICTL